One genomic window of Vibrio natriegens NBRC 15636 = ATCC 14048 = DSM 759 includes the following:
- the purU gene encoding formyltetrahydrofolate deformylase produces the protein MENSTQTWILTAHCPSVSGTVDVVTRYLASVGHYINEIQSFDDRATGQFFIRIEFIPAEPDFDPQQFDSEFGVRAKDFSMEWSLTASGQRMRMAILVSKYDHCLNDLLYRYRTGQLNVEVPVIISNHPDLEDLAKWHGIPYHHLPITPETKPEQEAEIVRLLDEYDIELVVLARYMQILSPWLCERLSGRAINIHHSLLPGFKGARPYHQAWEKGVKMVGATAHYVNNDLDEGPIISQGLQEVGHAHYPEDLIAKGQDVERITLFNAVKHHVERRVFLSGTRTIILSH, from the coding sequence ATGGAAAATTCAACACAAACTTGGATTCTTACCGCACATTGTCCGAGTGTAAGCGGCACTGTTGACGTCGTTACGCGTTATTTGGCGAGCGTTGGTCATTACATCAATGAAATCCAGTCTTTTGATGACAGAGCAACAGGGCAGTTTTTTATTCGTATTGAGTTTATTCCTGCTGAACCAGATTTTGATCCGCAGCAATTTGACTCAGAGTTTGGTGTAAGAGCGAAAGATTTCTCAATGGAGTGGAGTCTGACTGCCTCTGGTCAACGCATGCGTATGGCTATACTTGTTTCAAAATATGATCACTGTCTGAACGATTTGCTTTATCGCTATCGTACTGGTCAGTTAAATGTTGAAGTGCCGGTTATCATCTCAAACCATCCAGATTTGGAAGACTTGGCGAAGTGGCACGGTATTCCTTACCACCATCTGCCGATTACTCCTGAGACCAAGCCAGAGCAGGAAGCGGAAATTGTTCGCTTGTTAGATGAATACGACATCGAATTGGTCGTACTGGCGCGCTACATGCAAATTCTTTCTCCTTGGCTTTGTGAACGCTTAAGTGGACGCGCAATCAATATCCATCACTCCCTGTTACCAGGCTTTAAAGGCGCACGTCCGTACCATCAGGCATGGGAAAAAGGCGTGAAGATGGTAGGTGCAACGGCTCACTACGTAAACAACGATTTGGACGAAGGTCCGATCATCTCTCAAGGGCTTCAGGAAGTAGGGCATGCTCACTATCCAGAAGATTTGATTGCTAAAGGTCAGGATGTTGAACGAATTACGTTGTTTAATGCTGTAAAACATCATGTTGAGAGACGGGTATTTTTATCCGGTACTCGCACAATTATTCTAAGCCATTGA
- a CDS encoding sarcosine oxidase subunit alpha, with the protein MTQVNRISSQSRVDQSKSINFEFNGKSYPGYAGDTLASALLANGVDVVGRSFKYSRPRGIIAAGAEEPNAIFQLGATEATQVPNIRATQQELYDGLVCQSTNGWPNVDKDVMGVLGKVGGGMMPPGFYYKTFMYPKSMWETYEKYIRSAAGLGRSPLENDPDRYENINQHCDVLVVGAGPAGLMAALTAARSGARVILADEQSEMGGNLLNTKEQVDNRPATQWVQEVLAELEACPEVKLLPRSTVNGYHDHNFLTIHERCTDHLTDLAPKHTARQRLHRVRAKWVVLASGSHERPLVFGNNDLPGSMLCSAVSTYINRYSVVPGQSLVVMTTSDSGYQTALDWHSAGRKVKAVVDTRANADSAIIQSVIKAGIRVIKGSAVVEALGSKRVTGVRINKLDASGKKVEGSSETIQVDTVATSGGYSPAVHLSCHTGSRPVWNEEVIGFVPGETKQKQLIAGAINGNFTTKGAMQEGIEAGNKAIQELGLSAVDVTLPKTNELPVAKPMALFHIPHPKKTSKAPKQFVDFQNDVTAAGIELACREGFESIEHVKRYTAMGFGTDQGKLGNINGMAIAANALNKSIPETGTTIFRPNYTPVTFGAIAGRNCKELFDPKRYTAMHQWHLDNGALFEDVGQWKRPWYFPKAAETMQQALDRECLAVRNSVGILDASTLGKIDIQGKDAREFLGRIYSNAWAKLPVGKCRYGLMCGEDGMVFDDGVTSCLGENHFLMTTTTGGAARVLEWLELYHQTEWPELEVYFTSVTDHWATATISGPNSRKLLQELTDCDLSKDNFAFMDWKQATVAGVPARIFRISFTGELSFEINVQANYGLHVWKKLMEHGAKYDITPYGTETMHILRAEKGFIIAGQDTDGSVHPYDLGMGWCVANSKPFSFIGKRGMAREDCVRENRKQLVGLKTIDPNVVIPEGSQGVLDPNAPIPVPMVGHITSSYWSANLNRSIAMGFVKGGLDRMGEKVYYPQVDGTVIEAEICSTVFLDPKGERQNV; encoded by the coding sequence ATGACACAAGTAAATCGTATTTCATCACAAAGTCGAGTTGACCAGTCGAAGTCAATCAATTTTGAATTCAATGGTAAGTCGTACCCAGGCTACGCGGGTGACACACTGGCTTCAGCGCTATTGGCAAATGGTGTTGATGTTGTTGGCCGTAGTTTTAAATACAGTCGTCCTCGCGGCATCATCGCAGCAGGTGCAGAAGAGCCAAATGCAATCTTCCAGCTTGGTGCGACAGAAGCGACGCAGGTTCCTAACATTCGTGCGACTCAGCAAGAGCTTTACGATGGTCTTGTTTGTCAGTCAACCAATGGCTGGCCGAATGTTGATAAAGATGTAATGGGCGTTTTAGGTAAAGTCGGCGGCGGCATGATGCCTCCAGGCTTTTACTACAAAACCTTCATGTACCCAAAATCAATGTGGGAAACCTACGAAAAATACATTCGTAGCGCTGCGGGATTAGGTCGCTCACCACTAGAGAACGACCCTGACCGTTACGAAAACATCAACCAACACTGCGACGTTTTAGTCGTTGGTGCTGGCCCTGCAGGTCTAATGGCTGCATTAACAGCAGCACGCAGCGGTGCTCGCGTAATTCTTGCAGACGAACAAAGTGAGATGGGCGGCAACCTACTTAACACGAAAGAACAAGTAGATAACCGACCAGCGACTCAGTGGGTGCAAGAGGTTCTGGCTGAGCTGGAAGCATGTCCGGAAGTGAAGTTACTACCTCGCTCAACTGTGAACGGCTACCATGACCATAACTTCTTAACTATCCACGAGCGCTGTACTGATCACCTTACTGATTTAGCGCCTAAGCATACCGCTCGTCAGCGTTTGCATCGTGTTCGCGCGAAATGGGTGGTATTGGCATCAGGCTCTCACGAGCGTCCACTTGTATTTGGTAACAACGATTTACCAGGCAGCATGCTTTGTAGCGCAGTATCTACATACATCAACCGCTACTCAGTGGTACCAGGTCAAAGCCTTGTGGTTATGACGACGAGCGACAGTGGCTACCAGACAGCATTGGATTGGCATAGCGCAGGTCGTAAAGTTAAAGCGGTTGTTGATACCCGAGCAAATGCGGACAGTGCAATCATCCAGAGCGTGATTAAAGCGGGAATCCGTGTCATCAAAGGCTCTGCGGTTGTTGAAGCACTGGGAAGCAAACGTGTGACTGGGGTACGTATTAATAAACTCGATGCGAGCGGTAAGAAAGTTGAAGGCTCAAGCGAGACAATACAAGTAGATACGGTTGCAACATCTGGAGGCTACAGCCCTGCAGTGCACCTATCTTGTCACACAGGCAGCCGTCCAGTATGGAACGAAGAAGTTATCGGTTTTGTTCCAGGTGAAACAAAACAGAAGCAATTGATTGCAGGTGCGATTAACGGCAATTTCACCACTAAAGGTGCGATGCAAGAGGGTATTGAAGCGGGTAATAAAGCGATTCAAGAACTAGGTCTGAGTGCAGTGGATGTTACGCTTCCAAAGACTAATGAGTTACCAGTCGCGAAACCAATGGCATTGTTCCATATTCCGCACCCTAAAAAGACGTCGAAAGCACCGAAACAGTTTGTGGATTTCCAAAACGATGTAACAGCCGCTGGTATTGAACTGGCATGTCGTGAAGGTTTTGAGTCAATCGAACACGTTAAACGTTACACAGCGATGGGCTTTGGTACTGACCAAGGTAAGCTAGGTAACATTAACGGTATGGCTATCGCCGCTAACGCGCTGAACAAGTCAATTCCAGAAACAGGTACGACGATTTTCCGTCCAAACTACACGCCGGTTACCTTTGGCGCGATTGCGGGACGTAACTGTAAAGAGTTGTTTGACCCTAAACGTTACACCGCAATGCATCAGTGGCACTTAGACAATGGCGCATTGTTTGAAGATGTTGGTCAATGGAAACGTCCATGGTACTTCCCTAAAGCGGCAGAGACCATGCAACAAGCTCTCGACCGTGAGTGTCTCGCAGTACGTAACTCTGTCGGCATTCTGGACGCATCAACACTTGGTAAGATCGATATTCAAGGTAAAGACGCGCGTGAATTCTTAGGCCGTATTTACAGCAACGCTTGGGCAAAACTGCCAGTTGGTAAATGTCGCTACGGTTTGATGTGTGGTGAAGACGGTATGGTGTTCGACGATGGTGTTACGTCATGTCTTGGCGAAAACCACTTCTTAATGACTACCACAACTGGCGGTGCTGCACGCGTACTTGAGTGGCTTGAGCTTTACCATCAAACAGAATGGCCGGAACTGGAAGTGTACTTTACTTCGGTTACCGATCACTGGGCGACAGCAACAATTTCAGGTCCAAACAGCCGCAAGCTGCTTCAAGAGCTGACAGATTGCGACCTAAGCAAAGATAACTTCGCGTTTATGGACTGGAAACAAGCTACGGTTGCTGGTGTACCAGCGCGTATCTTCCGTATCTCTTTCACTGGCGAACTGTCATTCGAAATCAACGTTCAGGCAAACTACGGCCTACACGTTTGGAAGAAGTTGATGGAACACGGTGCGAAATACGACATCACGCCTTACGGTACTGAAACTATGCACATCTTGCGTGCAGAAAAAGGTTTCATTATCGCAGGTCAGGATACAGACGGAAGTGTTCACCCTTACGATTTAGGTATGGGATGGTGTGTCGCGAACAGCAAACCATTCAGCTTTATCGGTAAACGAGGCATGGCACGTGAAGACTGTGTAAGAGAAAACCGTAAACAACTGGTTGGCTTGAAAACCATCGACCCGAATGTCGTTATTCCTGAAGGTTCACAAGGTGTTCTCGATCCAAATGCGCCGATTCCTGTGCCAATGGTTGGACATATTACGTCTAGCTACTGGAGTGCAAACCTGAATCGCAGTATCGCGATGGGCTTTGTAAAAGGTGGTCTGGACCGCATGGGCGAAAAGGTTTACTACCCACAAGTAGACGGTACCGTGATTGAAGCTGAAATCTGCAGCACTGTATTTTTGGATCCAAAGGGAGAGCGCCAAAATGTCTGA
- a CDS encoding sarcosine oxidase subunit gamma, with protein sequence MSDTTLIEQENKQPLVDLMNQVPGGEIFGESPLHHAEFDKLASMPPDRQGVVLKEVKLMGHLTLRCNPENEEMLKTVFSILGFSLPLEPLTSTSKGDFAARWLAPDEWLITVPGLAAFDVESAFREQMKGHYSLVNGSGGSTILELSGTHAVDVLKKSTPIDVHLKEFPVGKVVSTVFAKSGAIIRRLEEDKFELVVRRSFSDYLWLWIQDASLEFGLSIAK encoded by the coding sequence ATGTCTGATACAACATTGATTGAACAAGAAAACAAACAACCATTGGTTGACCTAATGAACCAGGTTCCTGGTGGAGAAATTTTCGGTGAATCTCCTTTGCATCATGCAGAGTTCGATAAATTGGCAAGTATGCCGCCAGATCGTCAAGGTGTGGTTCTTAAAGAAGTGAAGTTGATGGGACATCTAACGTTACGATGCAACCCAGAAAATGAAGAAATGCTCAAAACAGTGTTTTCAATTCTTGGCTTCTCACTACCACTTGAACCGTTGACATCAACGTCGAAAGGCGATTTTGCCGCTCGTTGGTTAGCGCCGGATGAATGGTTGATTACGGTTCCAGGACTAGCAGCATTTGACGTGGAATCAGCGTTTCGTGAGCAAATGAAGGGTCATTACTCTCTGGTTAACGGTAGCGGCGGTTCAACGATTCTAGAGCTCTCTGGTACTCATGCTGTTGATGTTCTGAAAAAGTCGACGCCGATTGATGTTCACTTGAAGGAATTCCCAGTTGGCAAAGTTGTGTCAACCGTATTTGCGAAAAGTGGCGCGATCATTCGTCGCCTTGAAGAAGATAAGTTCGAGTTGGTTGTTCGCCGTAGCTTCTCTGACTACCTATGGTTGTGGATTCAAGATGCAAGCCTAGAGTTTGGTCTGTCAATCGCTAAGTAA
- the glyA gene encoding serine hydroxymethyltransferase, producing MFNTTQNIEAYDSELWSAIVKEEQRQEDHIELIASENYTSPRVMQAQGSKLTNKYAEGYPAKRYYGGCKFVDEVEVLAIERAKQLFGAEYANVQPHSGSQANAAVYMALCEPGDTVLGMSLAHGGHLTHGSHVNFSGKIYNAVQYGLNAETGEIDYEQVEQLALEHKPKMIVAGFSAYSRVVDWQRFRDIADKVGAYLFVDMAHVAGLVAAGVYPNPVPFADVVATTTHKTLRGPRGGLIVSRDAELEKKINSAVFPGGQGGPLMHVIAAKAVAFKEALEPEFAEYQKQVVANAQVMAKVFIERGFDVVSGGTDNHLFLLSLIRQKLTGKAADAALGMAGITVNKNAVPDDPQSPFVTSGLRIGTPVITTRGFGEAECEMLAGWISDILDVLDDPQALASTIEVVGSKVQSLCRDFPAYQ from the coding sequence ATGTTTAACACTACTCAAAACATCGAAGCGTACGACAGTGAACTATGGTCGGCGATTGTAAAAGAAGAACAGAGACAAGAAGACCACATTGAGCTGATTGCTTCTGAAAACTACACCAGCCCACGAGTGATGCAAGCTCAAGGTAGTAAACTAACCAATAAATACGCTGAGGGTTACCCGGCAAAAAGATACTACGGTGGCTGTAAATTCGTTGATGAAGTAGAAGTATTGGCGATTGAACGTGCAAAACAACTGTTCGGTGCGGAATACGCGAACGTACAACCACACTCAGGGTCACAAGCAAACGCTGCCGTGTACATGGCTCTTTGTGAACCAGGTGACACAGTACTAGGCATGAGCCTTGCTCACGGTGGTCACTTGACTCACGGTTCGCACGTTAACTTTTCAGGCAAAATTTACAACGCTGTTCAATACGGTCTAAACGCTGAAACGGGCGAGATTGACTACGAACAAGTTGAACAACTAGCTCTTGAGCACAAGCCTAAAATGATCGTTGCTGGTTTCTCAGCATACTCACGTGTCGTTGACTGGCAACGCTTCCGCGATATCGCGGACAAAGTTGGCGCTTACCTTTTCGTTGATATGGCGCACGTAGCGGGATTAGTGGCAGCTGGTGTTTATCCAAACCCAGTACCTTTCGCGGATGTTGTAGCAACCACAACACACAAAACGCTACGCGGTCCACGCGGTGGTTTGATTGTTTCTCGCGACGCTGAACTAGAGAAAAAGATCAACTCTGCTGTTTTCCCTGGTGGTCAGGGTGGTCCTCTAATGCACGTGATTGCGGCAAAAGCAGTAGCGTTTAAAGAGGCGTTAGAGCCAGAATTCGCTGAATACCAGAAACAAGTTGTGGCGAATGCTCAGGTAATGGCGAAAGTATTTATCGAGCGTGGTTTCGACGTTGTATCGGGTGGTACAGACAACCACTTATTCCTGTTGAGCCTAATCCGTCAGAAGCTGACAGGTAAAGCGGCAGACGCAGCACTTGGCATGGCGGGTATCACCGTAAACAAAAATGCTGTACCGGACGATCCACAATCTCCATTCGTTACTTCAGGCCTGCGCATTGGTACGCCAGTGATTACAACGCGTGGTTTCGGTGAAGCGGAATGTGAAATGCTAGCAGGTTGGATCTCAGACATTCTTGATGTCCTTGATGACCCGCAAGCGCTGGCAAGCACGATTGAAGTCGTAGGAAGCAAAGTGCAGTCACTATGCCGTGATTTCCCTGCATACCAATAG
- a CDS encoding GlxA family transcriptional regulator, giving the protein MQEKKPQSIERNPCPEPIRIGFILQPHFSLMAFTAAMDALITANLVHETSLFQIQTFGIDSRKVLSDIGIDIATDATVESLNLHKRGSLDWLFVCGGYRCSTQASQPLTECLTSANNQKINLGSIWNGTVALAHANAIEENTASAVHPNSHQFIHTTFPALELSSHTYEVSANRASCAGPNSAMEMMLSIIEAKFDQKLVRAVREILSCDQASEGRQTILHSQPNKPSVDTLARPEALQDAIVLMESNIEEPLTPDELARFLSMSRRQLERLFQTHLDISPSRYYLKLRLLAAHKELEKNKEPIIQIGLSCGFVSSSHFSNCFKDFFGYTPTQLRQNMKNKNSTHSTR; this is encoded by the coding sequence ATGCAGGAAAAAAAGCCGCAATCTATTGAGCGTAACCCTTGTCCTGAACCAATCAGAATCGGTTTTATTCTCCAACCACATTTTTCTCTTATGGCATTTACTGCTGCCATGGATGCGCTTATTACGGCAAACCTAGTCCATGAAACCAGCTTATTTCAGATTCAAACCTTTGGTATCGATTCGCGTAAAGTATTGAGTGATATAGGCATCGATATCGCAACAGATGCAACGGTTGAGTCGCTAAATCTACACAAAAGAGGCTCACTGGATTGGCTGTTTGTGTGTGGCGGTTATCGTTGCAGTACGCAAGCATCCCAGCCACTAACGGAATGCCTGACCTCTGCCAACAATCAAAAGATCAATCTAGGCAGCATTTGGAATGGGACCGTTGCATTAGCTCATGCGAACGCCATTGAAGAAAATACCGCTTCCGCTGTGCACCCTAACAGTCATCAGTTTATTCATACCACTTTCCCTGCTCTGGAATTATCCTCCCACACGTATGAAGTGTCGGCCAATCGTGCTAGCTGTGCGGGACCAAATAGTGCCATGGAGATGATGCTGAGTATTATTGAGGCAAAATTTGATCAGAAGTTAGTGCGGGCAGTACGCGAGATCTTAAGCTGTGATCAAGCGTCAGAAGGAAGACAAACAATTTTACACAGCCAGCCGAATAAGCCGTCAGTCGATACTCTGGCCCGCCCCGAGGCACTGCAAGATGCCATTGTCCTGATGGAATCAAACATTGAAGAGCCTTTAACGCCCGACGAACTCGCGCGATTTTTATCGATGTCTCGCAGACAGCTAGAACGGCTATTTCAAACCCATCTCGATATCTCGCCATCGAGGTATTATCTGAAGCTACGTTTGTTAGCTGCTCATAAAGAGTTGGAAAAGAATAAAGAACCTATTATTCAGATTGGCTTGAGCTGTGGCTTTGTGAGTAGCAGCCACTTCAGTAACTGTTTTAAAGACTTCTTTGGTTACACCCCGACTCAACTGCGTCAAAATATGAAGAACAAAAACTCAACGCATTCGACACGCTAA
- a CDS encoding sarcosine oxidase subunit beta family protein encodes MQHYSGFGLLKHSLSHHENWQSVWRNPTPKKKYDVIIIGGGGHGLATAYYLAKEHGITNVAVIEKGYLGGGNTARNTTIVRSNYLWDEAAFLYEHSLKLWDGLSQDLNYNVMFSRRGCLNLGHTLQDMRDIERRVAANRLNGIQGEVLDTQQVKELVPHMDCSENTRYPILGASWQANAGVARHDAVAWGFARGADSMGVDLIQQTEVVDMIIEDGAIVGVKTNRYGNIMADKVGCVVAGNSGVLAKMAGFEMPLESHPLQALVSEPIKPILDTVVMSNHVHGYVSQSDKGDLVIGAGIDGYNGYGQRGSYSTIEHTVQAIVEMFPIFSRVRMNRQWGGIVDTTADACPIMTKTPVENLFFNCGWGTGGFKATPGSGNVFAASLAKGEMHELAKPFSMFRFNNGALIDEHGAAGVAH; translated from the coding sequence ATGCAGCATTATTCAGGTTTTGGTCTACTTAAACACTCTCTTTCCCATCACGAAAATTGGCAAAGTGTCTGGCGCAATCCTACGCCTAAGAAAAAGTATGACGTCATTATTATTGGTGGCGGTGGTCATGGATTAGCGACCGCTTACTACTTGGCAAAAGAACATGGCATTACTAACGTTGCTGTCATTGAAAAAGGTTATTTAGGTGGTGGTAATACCGCGCGTAATACAACCATCGTTCGTTCTAACTACTTGTGGGATGAAGCTGCATTTCTATATGAACACTCGCTGAAATTATGGGATGGCTTATCACAAGACCTGAACTACAACGTGATGTTCTCTCGTCGTGGCTGTCTCAACCTGGGACACACGCTGCAAGACATGCGCGATATCGAACGTCGTGTTGCAGCAAACCGTCTGAACGGTATCCAAGGTGAAGTACTTGATACTCAACAGGTTAAAGAACTCGTTCCGCATATGGATTGTTCTGAGAACACTCGTTACCCAATCCTTGGTGCGTCATGGCAGGCAAACGCTGGTGTTGCGCGTCACGATGCCGTTGCATGGGGCTTTGCTCGCGGTGCAGACAGCATGGGTGTTGATCTGATTCAGCAAACTGAAGTGGTCGACATGATCATCGAAGATGGCGCGATTGTTGGTGTGAAAACGAACCGTTACGGCAACATCATGGCTGATAAAGTAGGTTGTGTGGTTGCAGGTAACTCAGGCGTGCTAGCGAAAATGGCTGGCTTCGAAATGCCATTAGAATCGCACCCATTGCAGGCACTTGTATCAGAGCCGATTAAACCAATTTTAGACACCGTTGTGATGTCGAACCACGTACACGGTTACGTCAGCCAATCCGATAAGGGTGACTTAGTTATCGGTGCTGGTATCGATGGCTACAACGGTTACGGTCAGCGCGGTTCTTACTCGACAATTGAGCATACCGTACAAGCGATTGTTGAAATGTTCCCTATCTTCTCCCGTGTACGCATGAACCGTCAGTGGGGTGGCATTGTTGATACAACAGCGGACGCTTGTCCAATCATGACCAAAACACCGGTTGAAAACTTATTCTTCAACTGTGGTTGGGGTACGGGTGGATTTAAAGCGACTCCAGGGTCAGGCAACGTATTCGCAGCCAGCTTGGCTAAAGGCGAAATGCATGAACTGGCTAAACCTTTCTCAATGTTCCGCTTCAACAATGGTGCATTGATCGACGAACACGGTGCTGCGGGCGTAGCGCACTAA
- a CDS encoding L-serine ammonia-lyase translates to MSISVFDLFKIGVGPSSSHTVGPMVAANRFANELDELNFLESTQRIVVKLMGSLSATGVGHGTDSAIVVGLMGELPDTVDTATIPVITQELKQGGDLWLKSKKLVPFDWSNDMKFLREVHPYHPNAMELIAIDESGHTLYRNVYFSVGGGFILDKKEALSETSAADSVALPYDFNSGEELLQLCQKNQMSISELMLENEKVWRSEQEIRDGLLNIWYAMKSCISNGLSAEGVLPGGLNVKRRAKKLFDSLVYCANPNVISSTLSGMDWVNLYALAVNEENAAGGRMVTAPTNGAAGIIPAVLMYFKEFTPNCSDEQVVDFLLTAAAIGILCKKNASISGAEVGCQGEVGSACAMAAAGVCAVLGGTPLQIENAAEIGLEHNLGLTCDPVGGLVQVPCIERNAIAAMKAINAAQMALRGDGEHFVSLDKVIKTMRDTGLDMQDKYKETSTGGLAVNVIEC, encoded by the coding sequence ATGTCTATCAGTGTTTTCGATTTGTTTAAAATTGGCGTTGGGCCATCAAGTTCCCATACTGTTGGACCTATGGTTGCCGCCAATCGATTTGCCAATGAGTTAGATGAGTTAAATTTCTTAGAATCGACTCAGCGAATCGTGGTTAAGTTAATGGGCTCCTTGAGTGCGACTGGCGTTGGCCATGGCACGGATTCTGCCATTGTCGTTGGCCTAATGGGAGAGCTACCGGATACCGTTGATACGGCAACGATCCCTGTCATCACACAGGAATTAAAGCAAGGTGGTGACTTATGGCTGAAGAGTAAAAAGCTGGTCCCTTTTGACTGGTCAAACGACATGAAGTTCTTGCGTGAAGTCCATCCTTATCACCCGAACGCAATGGAACTCATCGCCATCGACGAATCCGGTCATACGTTATACCGAAACGTTTATTTTTCTGTGGGCGGTGGCTTCATTTTAGATAAGAAAGAAGCGCTGTCTGAGACCTCTGCAGCGGATTCTGTCGCGCTACCGTATGATTTCAATAGCGGTGAAGAACTTCTCCAGCTATGCCAGAAAAACCAAATGAGTATCAGTGAACTGATGCTGGAAAATGAAAAGGTTTGGCGTTCAGAACAGGAGATCAGAGACGGATTGCTGAATATCTGGTACGCGATGAAGTCTTGTATCTCTAACGGCCTCAGTGCTGAGGGTGTGTTACCAGGCGGGCTAAACGTTAAACGCCGTGCAAAGAAACTATTCGACTCGCTTGTCTATTGTGCCAACCCGAATGTCATTAGCTCCACACTTAGCGGCATGGATTGGGTCAATTTATACGCGTTAGCCGTTAACGAAGAAAATGCAGCTGGTGGTCGAATGGTAACGGCACCGACAAACGGCGCGGCGGGCATCATTCCAGCCGTATTAATGTACTTCAAAGAATTCACGCCGAATTGTTCTGATGAGCAGGTGGTTGATTTTCTTCTAACGGCCGCTGCGATAGGTATTCTTTGTAAGAAGAATGCGTCTATCTCTGGTGCGGAAGTGGGTTGCCAGGGTGAAGTGGGCTCTGCTTGTGCCATGGCTGCTGCGGGTGTTTGTGCCGTTCTAGGGGGAACGCCACTACAAATTGAAAACGCAGCAGAAATCGGCTTAGAGCATAATCTTGGATTGACCTGTGATCCGGTCGGCGGACTTGTTCAGGTGCCTTGCATCGAACGTAATGCGATCGCTGCAATGAAGGCTATCAATGCAGCTCAAATGGCATTGCGTGGAGACGGAGAGCACTTTGTGTCTCTGGATAAAGTTATCAAAACAATGCGCGATACTGGCCTGGATATGCAGGATAAATACAAAGAAACATCAACAGGTGGCTTAGCTGTTAATGTGATTGAGTGTTGA
- a CDS encoding sarcosine oxidase subunit delta, protein MFLIYCPHCCEYREEEEFHPKGQAHITRPVDADSCTDEEWGQYLFFRKNPRGLHHEMWVHSAGCRKFFNMTRDTQTYEIKEVYKIGEQPSLAAE, encoded by the coding sequence ATGTTTCTGATTTATTGCCCTCACTGCTGTGAGTATCGCGAAGAAGAAGAGTTCCACCCAAAAGGTCAAGCTCACATTACACGTCCAGTCGATGCGGACAGCTGCACAGATGAAGAATGGGGCCAATACCTATTCTTCCGTAAGAACCCAAGAGGCCTTCACCACGAAATGTGGGTGCACTCAGCGGGGTGTCGCAAGTTTTTCAATATGACGCGTGATACACAGACTTACGAAATTAAAGAAGTCTACAAGATTGGAGAGCAACCTTCACTGGCTGCAGAGTAA